The following proteins come from a genomic window of Pangasianodon hypophthalmus isolate fPanHyp1 chromosome 24, fPanHyp1.pri, whole genome shotgun sequence:
- the ankrd34bb gene encoding ankyrin repeat domain-containing protein 34B isoform X2 produces the protein MIEPSACLKQQEVMEDSTEVWTDGNSLLKAVYLCRLRLTRLLLEGGAYINESNERGETPLMIACKTHHTDAQSVPKHKIVRYLLENGADPNIQDKSGKTALMHACVERAGQEVLSQLLSSGADLSLEDHSGSSALVYAVNAGDKEALRVLLDACKAKGKEVIIITTDKLPSGRQMTKQYLNVPPPPDLEDRLHCVTTVCMSPSEIKLSPSHVSSHSSQSQNALLHLAENQAMGSASATTANSRAGSPTRDPSPLRAAGVAKLLHLQRLHSEPWLKIPPSLLLQQSKASSFTEELLDITPEEELSFGFNSHRRLSHRAPPVARHQSMDATGLLRALDKATEAEKEQKKEVKWLSRKMSYDGVSLPHSASHQNLLKEASGGETIPMDKDPDCLPNLAVSSLQDVVRRRNIGMDHYSSDSQLPQFGSQHSDELGKAGTVGGGGTEKRKLVYSRSSTLSGSRESLESIVQRRSPAMMERRGSGALLLDHIAQTRPGYLPPLNPHAPIPDIKVNITSTCVDRGTKPGPATAAGTVTIPVAPGQRHFVPCAPSLPRDQKTKKTLLRRHSMQTEQIKRLANFGEIFGQ, from the exons ATGATAGAGCCATCTGCCTGTCTGAAACAGCAAGAAGTGATGGAGGATTCCACAGAGGTGTGGACCGACGGCAACTCCCTTCTAAAGGCTGTTTATCTTTGCCGTTTGCGGCTGACACGTCTGCTCCTGGAAGGTGGGGCTTATATTAATGAGAGCAATGAGCGTGGAGAGACACCACTGATGATTGCCTGCAAGACTCATCATACTGATGCTCAGAGTGTGCCCAAACACAAGATAGTCAG GTATCTGCTGGAGAATGGTGCCGACCCAAATATCCAGGACAAATCTGGTAAGACTGCTCTCATGCATGCCTGTGTGGAGCGAGCTGGGCAGGAGGTCTTGTCTCAGCTGCTGTCCAGTGGAGCTGACTTGAGTTTAGAGGACCACTCTGGTTCCTCTGCACTAGTGTATGCTGTTAATGCTGGCGACAAGGAAGCGCTGCGAGTGTTACTAGATGCCTGTAAGGCCAAAGGCAAGGAGGTCATTATTATTACCACAGATAAACTCCCCTCTGGCAGACAAATGACCAAACAGTATCTGAATGTCCCTCCACCGCCAGATTTGGAGGATCGGTTGCATTGTGTTACTACCGTCTGCATGTCACCTTCTGAAATTAAACTCTCTCCTTCTCATGTCTCCTCACATTCAAGTCAGTCACAAAATGCCCTTTTACACCTGGCAGAAAACCAAGCAATGGGTTCTGCCTCTGCAACCACTGCTAATTCAAGGGCAGGGTCACCTACAAGGGACCCAAGTCCATTGCGAGCAGCCGGCGTAGCCAAACTTCTTCACCTTCAAAGGCTACACTCAGAGCCATGGCTAAAGATCCCACCATCCCTGTTACTGCAGCAAAGCAAGGCCTCATCCTTCACAGAGGAGCTCCTCGATATCACCCCAGAAGAAGAGCTCTCTTTTGGCTTTAACAGCCATCGTCGTTTGTCTCACAGAGCACCACCAGTTGCTCGTCATCAAAGCATGGATGCCACTGGTCTGCTCAGAGCCTTGGACAAAGCAACAGAAgcagagaaagaacaaaagaaagaggtGAAGTGGCTAAGCAGGAAAATGTCCTATGATGGTGTTTCTCTGCCACATTCAGCTTCACACCAGAACCTCCTTAAAGAAGCCTCAGGCGGCGAGACCATTCCTATGGATAAAGACCCAGACTGCCTTCCCAACCTGGCTGTGTCCAGCCTCCAGGATGTCGTGCGCCGCCGCAACATTGGGATGGACCACTACAGCTCAGACTCCCAACTACCTCAGTTTGGGAGTCAGCACTCAGATGAGCTTGGCAAAGCCGGCACAGTGGGAGGAGGGGGAACAGAAAAGCGTAAGCTAGTTTACAGCCGATCTTCCACCCTGTCTGGCTCAAGGGAGTCTCTGGAAAGCATAGTCCAAAGGAGAAGCCCAGCGATGATGGAGCGCAGAGGATCTGGGGCTCTTCTGCTGGATCATATCGCACAGACTCGGCCAGGCTACCTGCCACCACTAAACCCACACGCGCCCATTCCAGATATCAAAGTTAACATCACCAGCACTTGCGTTGATCGGGGAACCAAACCTGGTCCTGCCACTGCAGCTGGAACTGTAACCATACCTGTCGCTCCTGGTCAAAGGCATTTTGTGCCCTGTGCTCCTAGCCTTCCCCGAGACCAGAAGACCAAAAAGACTCTTCTGAGAAGACACTCCATGCAAACGGAGCAGATTAAGCGCCTGGCCAACTTTGGGGAGATTTTTGGACAATAA
- the fam151b gene encoding protein FAM151B isoform X2: MGLKKLGLRRYCVLALVVVAVVTWISCFMNSEAPSSATTAAGSMPDQTLDYFLKKGTLKDHNAADIQWYHAANSKDKITEALQDSTQMIEADVLLRGRDPKEPIMAHPPDNDSDITLRDWLKMVANSDKGIKLDFKSLEAVVESMALLDKVRDQLKGPVWINADILPGPGGTATPLDAQAFLQAVAMKGDVLSLGWTTGWSPNTDNPGYSWEMVQQMEAVCKNLTQPVTVPVRAALLPQSFVQFQWLLQQSNRYTLTIWTGQSDVLNVEDLLPYRQNFSKSRIYYDLLENQISKFKSLPGYTISQ; the protein is encoded by the exons ATGGGATTAAAGAAACTCGGTTTGCGGCGTTATTGTGTCTTAGCCCTGGTTGTAGTTGCAGTTGTGACATGGATCAGCTGTTTTATGAACTCTGAAGCGCCATCCAGTGCCACAA CAGCTGCGGGATCAATGCCTGACCAAACTCTGGACTACTTCCTCAAGAAAGGCACTTTAAAGGACCACAATGCAGCAGATATCCAGTGGTATCATGCAGCCAACAGCAAGGACAAGATCACTGAAGCACTCCAAG ATAGCACACAGATGATTGAAGCCGATGTACTTCTACGGGGTCGTGACCCAAAGGAACCCATAATGGCACATCCACCAGATAATGACAGTGACATCACACTGCGAGACTGGCTGAAAATGGTGGCGAACTCAGACAAAGGCATCAAACTGGACTTTAAAAG CCTAGAAGCAGTGGTGGAGTCGATGGCACTTCTGGACAAGGTTCGAGATCAGCTGAAGGGGCCTGTGTGGATCAATGCAGACATCCTGCCAGGGCCTGGAGGCACAGCCACACCTTTAGATGCCCAGGCCTTTTTACAAGCAGTGGCTATGAAGGGAGACGTGCTTTCTTTGGGCTGGACCACTGGATGGTCTCCGAATACAGACAACCCAG GTTACAGTTGGGAGATGGTTCAGCAGATGGAGGCAGTGTGCAAGAACCTGACGCAGCCTGTGACAGTCCCAGTGCGAGCAGCTCTTTTGCCCCAGTCCTTCGTTCAATTCCAGTGGCTCTTGCAGCAGTCGAACAG ATACACTCTGACCATATGGACAGGCCAGAGTGATGTGCTGAATGTGGAGGATCTGTTACCCTACAGGCAAAACTTCAGCAAGTCCAGAATCTACTACGATCTCTTAGAGAATCAGATTTCAAAGTTTAAAAGCTTACCTGGGTACACCATATCACAATAA
- the fam151b gene encoding protein FAM151B isoform X1 produces the protein MGLKKLGLRRYCVLALVVVAVVTWISCFMNSEAPSSATTTFSAAAGSMPDQTLDYFLKKGTLKDHNAADIQWYHAANSKDKITEALQDSTQMIEADVLLRGRDPKEPIMAHPPDNDSDITLRDWLKMVANSDKGIKLDFKSLEAVVESMALLDKVRDQLKGPVWINADILPGPGGTATPLDAQAFLQAVAMKGDVLSLGWTTGWSPNTDNPGYSWEMVQQMEAVCKNLTQPVTVPVRAALLPQSFVQFQWLLQQSNRYTLTIWTGQSDVLNVEDLLPYRQNFSKSRIYYDLLENQISKFKSLPGYTISQ, from the exons ATGGGATTAAAGAAACTCGGTTTGCGGCGTTATTGTGTCTTAGCCCTGGTTGTAGTTGCAGTTGTGACATGGATCAGCTGTTTTATGAACTCTGAAGCGCCATCCAGTGCCACAA CAACTTTTTCAGCAGCTGCGGGATCAATGCCTGACCAAACTCTGGACTACTTCCTCAAGAAAGGCACTTTAAAGGACCACAATGCAGCAGATATCCAGTGGTATCATGCAGCCAACAGCAAGGACAAGATCACTGAAGCACTCCAAG ATAGCACACAGATGATTGAAGCCGATGTACTTCTACGGGGTCGTGACCCAAAGGAACCCATAATGGCACATCCACCAGATAATGACAGTGACATCACACTGCGAGACTGGCTGAAAATGGTGGCGAACTCAGACAAAGGCATCAAACTGGACTTTAAAAG CCTAGAAGCAGTGGTGGAGTCGATGGCACTTCTGGACAAGGTTCGAGATCAGCTGAAGGGGCCTGTGTGGATCAATGCAGACATCCTGCCAGGGCCTGGAGGCACAGCCACACCTTTAGATGCCCAGGCCTTTTTACAAGCAGTGGCTATGAAGGGAGACGTGCTTTCTTTGGGCTGGACCACTGGATGGTCTCCGAATACAGACAACCCAG GTTACAGTTGGGAGATGGTTCAGCAGATGGAGGCAGTGTGCAAGAACCTGACGCAGCCTGTGACAGTCCCAGTGCGAGCAGCTCTTTTGCCCCAGTCCTTCGTTCAATTCCAGTGGCTCTTGCAGCAGTCGAACAG ATACACTCTGACCATATGGACAGGCCAGAGTGATGTGCTGAATGTGGAGGATCTGTTACCCTACAGGCAAAACTTCAGCAAGTCCAGAATCTACTACGATCTCTTAGAGAATCAGATTTCAAAGTTTAAAAGCTTACCTGGGTACACCATATCACAATAA
- the fam151b gene encoding protein FAM151B isoform X3, which translates to MGLKKLGLRRYCVLALVVVAVVTWISCFMNSEAPSSATTAGSMPDQTLDYFLKKGTLKDHNAADIQWYHAANSKDKITEALQDSTQMIEADVLLRGRDPKEPIMAHPPDNDSDITLRDWLKMVANSDKGIKLDFKSLEAVVESMALLDKVRDQLKGPVWINADILPGPGGTATPLDAQAFLQAVAMKGDVLSLGWTTGWSPNTDNPGYSWEMVQQMEAVCKNLTQPVTVPVRAALLPQSFVQFQWLLQQSNRYTLTIWTGQSDVLNVEDLLPYRQNFSKSRIYYDLLENQISKFKSLPGYTISQ; encoded by the exons ATGGGATTAAAGAAACTCGGTTTGCGGCGTTATTGTGTCTTAGCCCTGGTTGTAGTTGCAGTTGTGACATGGATCAGCTGTTTTATGAACTCTGAAGCGCCATCCAGTGCCACAA CTGCGGGATCAATGCCTGACCAAACTCTGGACTACTTCCTCAAGAAAGGCACTTTAAAGGACCACAATGCAGCAGATATCCAGTGGTATCATGCAGCCAACAGCAAGGACAAGATCACTGAAGCACTCCAAG ATAGCACACAGATGATTGAAGCCGATGTACTTCTACGGGGTCGTGACCCAAAGGAACCCATAATGGCACATCCACCAGATAATGACAGTGACATCACACTGCGAGACTGGCTGAAAATGGTGGCGAACTCAGACAAAGGCATCAAACTGGACTTTAAAAG CCTAGAAGCAGTGGTGGAGTCGATGGCACTTCTGGACAAGGTTCGAGATCAGCTGAAGGGGCCTGTGTGGATCAATGCAGACATCCTGCCAGGGCCTGGAGGCACAGCCACACCTTTAGATGCCCAGGCCTTTTTACAAGCAGTGGCTATGAAGGGAGACGTGCTTTCTTTGGGCTGGACCACTGGATGGTCTCCGAATACAGACAACCCAG GTTACAGTTGGGAGATGGTTCAGCAGATGGAGGCAGTGTGCAAGAACCTGACGCAGCCTGTGACAGTCCCAGTGCGAGCAGCTCTTTTGCCCCAGTCCTTCGTTCAATTCCAGTGGCTCTTGCAGCAGTCGAACAG ATACACTCTGACCATATGGACAGGCCAGAGTGATGTGCTGAATGTGGAGGATCTGTTACCCTACAGGCAAAACTTCAGCAAGTCCAGAATCTACTACGATCTCTTAGAGAATCAGATTTCAAAGTTTAAAAGCTTACCTGGGTACACCATATCACAATAA
- the fam151b gene encoding protein FAM151B isoform X4 → MGLKKLGLRRYCVLALVVVAVVTWISCFMNSEAPSSATTTFSAAAGSMPDQTLDYFLKKGTLKDHNAADIQWYHAANSKDKITEALQDSTQMIEADVLLRGRDPKEPIMAHPPDNDSDITLRDWLKMVANSDKGIKLDFKSLEAVVESMALLDKVRDQLKGPVWINADILPGPGGTATPLDAQAFLQAVAMKGDVLSLGWTTGWSPNTDNPGYSWEMVQQMEAVCKNLTQPVTVPVRAALLPQSFVQFQWLLQQSNRWNFSFQHIHSDHMDRPE, encoded by the exons ATGGGATTAAAGAAACTCGGTTTGCGGCGTTATTGTGTCTTAGCCCTGGTTGTAGTTGCAGTTGTGACATGGATCAGCTGTTTTATGAACTCTGAAGCGCCATCCAGTGCCACAA CAACTTTTTCAGCAGCTGCGGGATCAATGCCTGACCAAACTCTGGACTACTTCCTCAAGAAAGGCACTTTAAAGGACCACAATGCAGCAGATATCCAGTGGTATCATGCAGCCAACAGCAAGGACAAGATCACTGAAGCACTCCAAG ATAGCACACAGATGATTGAAGCCGATGTACTTCTACGGGGTCGTGACCCAAAGGAACCCATAATGGCACATCCACCAGATAATGACAGTGACATCACACTGCGAGACTGGCTGAAAATGGTGGCGAACTCAGACAAAGGCATCAAACTGGACTTTAAAAG CCTAGAAGCAGTGGTGGAGTCGATGGCACTTCTGGACAAGGTTCGAGATCAGCTGAAGGGGCCTGTGTGGATCAATGCAGACATCCTGCCAGGGCCTGGAGGCACAGCCACACCTTTAGATGCCCAGGCCTTTTTACAAGCAGTGGCTATGAAGGGAGACGTGCTTTCTTTGGGCTGGACCACTGGATGGTCTCCGAATACAGACAACCCAG GTTACAGTTGGGAGATGGTTCAGCAGATGGAGGCAGTGTGCAAGAACCTGACGCAGCCTGTGACAGTCCCAGTGCGAGCAGCTCTTTTGCCCCAGTCCTTCGTTCAATTCCAGTGGCTCTTGCAGCAGTCGAACAGGTGGAACTTTTCATTTCAACAT ATACACTCTGACCATATGGACAGGCCAGAGTGA
- the ccdc125 gene encoding coiled-coil domain-containing protein 125 isoform X1 translates to MMHAGREQESTTDQPSEDDMAEGDLGDGTRSVGGTRRSRNRSKGDYLDLLPQAKPSKWGSEDGGGSFSWTSCSAMYTAFRKELEAERISQWRIRDSESSAGESSEALQRRLQEVTEEVALLRTELEVTHRHLEGKHEALRILQGQAILDKATSHTKILLQKSEERTKALEKEVNALQWEITFNQVQFKNIEHAWELKYDRVCAENQALSKALDERLEQFQELRRENTSLSQQCLELLGLLSARERRDFQKTQPPCSQSREGSALELAVYGACKCSSNAGEPCSCAKSAAASRKQVLQLKQELELQRRRKDEAYVMVDAFRIAFEQQLRRGSEKVLQLAESDTHTADRGKQGSAGVTQTLKRFLPSLREGKVPSNPKETLQLLLDLLSDKEEALAHQRKVSYMLARSYEDLEKRLQAQLKELDISHNGAEFKQEADRSKCIVDSKADHPSRSRENTPVVMDDHEEKTRMVGSQNEGEG, encoded by the exons ATGATGCACGCAGGCCGAGAACAAGAGAGTACCACGGATCAGCCCTCAGAAGACGACATGGCGGAGGGAGATCTCGGGGACGGCACCCGGTCCGTAGGAGGGACCCGTCGGTCACGGAACAGGAGCAAAGGGGACTATTTGGATCTGCTGCCGCAGGCGAAACCCTCCAAATGGGGCAGTGAGGATGGGGGTGGATCTTTCTCCTGGACATCATGCAGTGCAATGTACACCGCTTTTAGAAAGGAGCTGGAGGCAGAGAGGATCTCTCAGTGGAGGATCAGAGACTCAG AGAGCAGCGCCGGTGAGTCCAGTGAGGCATTGCAGAGGAGACTGCAGGAAGTAACAGAG GAAGTGGCGCTGCTGAGGACAGAACTGGAAGTGACGCATCGACATCTTGAAGGCAAACATGAAGCTCTGAGAATCCTGCAAGGCCAA GCCATATTAGATAAAGCCACCAGTCACACCAAGATCTTGCTGCAGAAGAGTGAAGAGCGGACCAAAGCTCTGGAAAAG GAAGTGAACGCTTTGCAGTGGGAGATCACCTTTAACCAGGTGCAGTTTAAGAACATAGAGCACGCGTGGGAGCTGAAATACGACAG AGTGTGTGCAGAGAACCAGGCCTTGAGCAAAGCTCTTGATGAGAGACTGGAACAGTTCCAGGAGCTGCGCAGAGAGAACACGT cATTGAGTCAGCAGTGTCTGGAGCTCCTGGGCTTACTGAGCGCTCGGGAGAGAAGAGACTTCCAGAAGACCCAGCCACCATGCAGTCAAAGCAGAGAGGGATCTGCACTGGAG CTGGCTGTGTATGGGGCATGTAAGTGCAGCTCCAACGCAGGAGAGCCGTGTTCCTGTGCGAAGAGCGCAGCTGCAAGCCGCAAACAAGTCCTTCAGCTTAAACAAGAG ctggagctgcagaggaggaggaaggacgAAGCGTACGTGATGGTGGATGCGTTCCGGATCGCATTCGAGCAGCAGCTGAGGAGAGGGAGCGAGAAAGTGCTGCAGCTGGCAgaaagcgacacacacacagcagacagaG GGAAGCAGGGCTCTGCTGGTGTGACTCAGACGCTGAAGAGATTTCTGCCGTCTCTCAGAGAAGGAAAAGTCCCGAGCAACCCGAAAGAAACCCTGCAGCTGCTGCTCGATCTG TTGAGCGATAAAGAGGAGGCCTTGGCCCATCAGAGGAAGGTCAGCTACATGTTAGCACGGAGCTATGAGGACCTGGAGAAACGTCTTCAGGCACAGCTCAAGGAGCTGGACATCTCACACAATGGGGCTGAATTTAAACAGGAAGCGGACAGATCCAAATGCATAGTGGACTCTAAAGCTGATCATCCGTCACGTTCACGTGAAAATACACCGGTGGTCATGGACGACCATGAAGAGAAGACGAGAATGGTGGGTTCACAAAATGAGGGCGAGGGGTAA
- the ccdc125 gene encoding coiled-coil domain-containing protein 125 isoform X2 — protein sequence MGVDLSPGHHAVQCTPLLERSWRQRGSLSGGSETQEVALLRTELEVTHRHLEGKHEALRILQGQAILDKATSHTKILLQKSEERTKALEKEVNALQWEITFNQVQFKNIEHAWELKYDRVCAENQALSKALDERLEQFQELRRENTSLSQQCLELLGLLSARERRDFQKTQPPCSQSREGSALELAVYGACKCSSNAGEPCSCAKSAAASRKQVLQLKQELELQRRRKDEAYVMVDAFRIAFEQQLRRGSEKVLQLAESDTHTADRGKQGSAGVTQTLKRFLPSLREGKVPSNPKETLQLLLDLLSDKEEALAHQRKVSYMLARSYEDLEKRLQAQLKELDISHNGAEFKQEADRSKCIVDSKADHPSRSRENTPVVMDDHEEKTRMVGSQNEGEG from the exons ATGGGGGTGGATCTTTCTCCTGGACATCATGCAGTGCAATGTACACCGCTTTTAGAAAGGAGCTGGAGGCAGAGAGGATCTCTCAGTGGAGGATCAGAGACTCAG GAAGTGGCGCTGCTGAGGACAGAACTGGAAGTGACGCATCGACATCTTGAAGGCAAACATGAAGCTCTGAGAATCCTGCAAGGCCAA GCCATATTAGATAAAGCCACCAGTCACACCAAGATCTTGCTGCAGAAGAGTGAAGAGCGGACCAAAGCTCTGGAAAAG GAAGTGAACGCTTTGCAGTGGGAGATCACCTTTAACCAGGTGCAGTTTAAGAACATAGAGCACGCGTGGGAGCTGAAATACGACAG AGTGTGTGCAGAGAACCAGGCCTTGAGCAAAGCTCTTGATGAGAGACTGGAACAGTTCCAGGAGCTGCGCAGAGAGAACACGT cATTGAGTCAGCAGTGTCTGGAGCTCCTGGGCTTACTGAGCGCTCGGGAGAGAAGAGACTTCCAGAAGACCCAGCCACCATGCAGTCAAAGCAGAGAGGGATCTGCACTGGAG CTGGCTGTGTATGGGGCATGTAAGTGCAGCTCCAACGCAGGAGAGCCGTGTTCCTGTGCGAAGAGCGCAGCTGCAAGCCGCAAACAAGTCCTTCAGCTTAAACAAGAG ctggagctgcagaggaggaggaaggacgAAGCGTACGTGATGGTGGATGCGTTCCGGATCGCATTCGAGCAGCAGCTGAGGAGAGGGAGCGAGAAAGTGCTGCAGCTGGCAgaaagcgacacacacacagcagacagaG GGAAGCAGGGCTCTGCTGGTGTGACTCAGACGCTGAAGAGATTTCTGCCGTCTCTCAGAGAAGGAAAAGTCCCGAGCAACCCGAAAGAAACCCTGCAGCTGCTGCTCGATCTG TTGAGCGATAAAGAGGAGGCCTTGGCCCATCAGAGGAAGGTCAGCTACATGTTAGCACGGAGCTATGAGGACCTGGAGAAACGTCTTCAGGCACAGCTCAAGGAGCTGGACATCTCACACAATGGGGCTGAATTTAAACAGGAAGCGGACAGATCCAAATGCATAGTGGACTCTAAAGCTGATCATCCGTCACGTTCACGTGAAAATACACCGGTGGTCATGGACGACCATGAAGAGAAGACGAGAATGGTGGGTTCACAAAATGAGGGCGAGGGGTAA
- the rad17 gene encoding cell cycle checkpoint protein RAD17: MSKLSLGGKTSSGKLSSWVQPSFVDFFGGSGLNTLPSTKGLSGESKSKARSSSADVGGKKPKKRKGEPQISKLEPAVFSSRRGSEENQDEPWVDVHAPQTQAELAVHKKKVEEVESWLRVHLDLKSTNKGGAVLLLTGPSGCGKTATVRVLAKHACCHIQEWTNPTTAEYRTDDSFRESFDPASRFNSFHSSSQTAAFQEFLLRANKYNRLQMSGDDGAQERKIILVEDFPNQFYRQPGCLHDILRRFVRTGRFPLVFIVSDSLSGDTSSRLLFPKDIQEELSIHNVSFNPVAPTSMMKVLSRIATVEASKSAGRISVPDKAALEQLCSGSSGDIRSAINSLQFSSFTDFSLEKSLWASKKGKSSTSAAKPSARPKGRGRSTKSTEVLEESPAIGGKDASLFLFRALGKILYCKRESYEAGDIPKLPAHLSEHQRDKLLVDPELVIERSHMSGEFFNLYLHQNYMDFFSDVEDVARASKYLSDADFLTAEWTSRSTMLEYGSSVATRGLIHSNSARAQAAHQSSVGFKPLHKPHWLHINKTYRENYLTAQSLFISFCLTPVSLVTELVPYLAKLSNPMRNQAQITFIQDIGHLSLRRFPGRLKLEALGDKDPGLLDLDSDHEETGTQSTEPGTQTTLPGDTTAVPTLPNSQEPGGDLPASQPQPTTAEALLDEEDLLIEEYDSD, from the exons ATGTCAAAACTTTCTCTAGGAGGAAAGACGTCCTCTGGTAAA TTAAGCAGCTGGGTACAACCatcctttgttgattttttcGGCGGCTCGGGGTTGAACACCCTCCCCTCGACAAAGGGACTTTCCGGAGAAAGCAAGTCCAAAGCACGATCCTCGAGTGCGGATGTCGGCGGAAAGAAGCCGaagaagagaaagggagagcCTCAGATTTCTAAACTCGAGCCTGCTGTCTTCTCGAGCAGACGAGGATCAGAGGAGAACCAGGATGAACCCTGGGTGGATGTTCATGCGCCTCAGACACAA gCCGAGCTGGCAGTCCACAAGAAGAAAGTTGAGGAAGTCGAGAGTTGGCTGAGGGTTCATTTGGACTTAAAGAGCACTAATAAG GGCGGCGCTGTTCTGTTACTGACCGGCCCGTCCGGCTGCGGAAAGACAGCCACCGTTCGCGTCCTGGCTAAACATGCGTGCTGTCACATCCAGGAGTGGACGAACCCGACCACCGCGGAGTACAGGACGGACGACTCCTTCAGGGAGAGCTTCGATCCAG CCTCCAGGTTTAACAGTTtccacagcagctcacagacggCAGCTTTCCAGGAGTTTCTGCTCCGAGCAAACAAATACAACCGGCTGCAGATGAGCGGAGACGACGGGGCTCAGGAAAGGAAGATCATCCTCGTAGAG GATTTTCCAAATCAGTTCTACAGACAGCCAGGATGCTTGCATGACATCCTCAG gCGTTTCGTGCGGACAGGGAGGTTCCCGCTGGTCTTTATCGTGTCTGACAGCCTGAGCGGAGACACCAGTTCCAGACTCCTCTTTCCTAAAGACATACAGGAGGAGCTGAGCATCCACAACGTCAG TTTTAACCCCGTAGCCCCTACCAGCATGATGAAGGTGCTGAGTAGGATTGCGACTGTCGAAGCGAGCAAG AGTGCTGGGAGGATCTCCGTGCCTGATAAGGCAGCACTGGAGCAGCTGTGCTCCGGAAGTTCAGGTGACATTCGGAGTGCCATCAACAGCCTGCAGTTCTCCTCTTTCACTG ACTTCTCTCTGGAAAAAAGCCTCTGGGCTTCTAAGAAGGGAAAATCATCCACATCTGCAGCAAAACCCTCAGCGAGACCCAAAGGCAGGGGTCGGTCCACTAAATCCACCGAGGTGCTGGAGGAGAGTCCTGCTATTGGAGGAAAAGACGCATCCCTCTTCCTCTTCAGAGCGCTCGGAAAAATCCTCTACTGCAAGC GAGAAAGCTATGAAGCTGGTGATATTCCTAAGCTACCAGCGCATCTTTCAGAGCATCAGAGGGATAAACTGCTGGTTGACCCcgag CTTGTTATTGAGCGTTCTCACATGTCAGGCGAGTTCTTTAACCTCTACCTGCACCAGAACTACATGGACTTTTTCTCAGACGTGGAGGACGTGGCGCGGGCCAGCAAGTACCTCTCAGACGCTGACTTCCTGACAGCTGAATGGACT TCCAGGTCCACCATGTTGGAGTATGGATCTTCAGTAGCCACTAGAGGGCTCATCCACTCTAACAGCGCCCGCGCTCAGGCTGCTCACCAGTCGTCAGTCGGCTTTAAGCCACTTCACAAGCCCCACTGGCTGCATATTAACAAGACG TACCGAGAGAATTATCTGACGGCTCAGTCGCTCTTCATCAGCTTCTGTCTGACACCTGTAAGCCTTGTGACTGAGCTAGTGCCTTACCTGGCCAAGCTCAGCAACCCTATGAGGAatcaag CTCAGATAACCTTCATCCAAGATATCGGCCATCTGTCGCTCAGGAGATTTCCTGGCAG ATTAAAACTTGAAGCACTTGGTGATAAAGACCCTGGCCTGCTGGACCTGGACAGTGATCATGAAGAGACAGGAACCCAGAGCACTGAGCCTGGCACTCAGACCACTCTGCCAGGAGATACCACTGCTGTGCCCACCCTCCCAAACAGCCAGGAGCCAGGGGGAGACCTCCCCGCTAGCCAGCCTCAGCCAACCACTGCCGAGGCCTTGCTGGACGAGGAGGACCTTCTAATTGAGGAGTATGACAGTGACTGA